From Xenopus tropicalis strain Nigerian chromosome 3, UCB_Xtro_10.0, whole genome shotgun sequence, the proteins below share one genomic window:
- the mindy2 gene encoding ubiquitin carboxyl-terminal hydrolase MINDY-2, with protein sequence MAMETSLPVLPAASHIPCVTENHLEKENENSERLNDDGAQALVKESKGDAVLGVQESNQGSELAASVTLPPACSQGENGTESSPPALSVPQSLTPEEPSSSGQSLPAASQSLDSLASFSNLLSCPSSELNSEGPDEKGSATEEGEEGQDGVAPRDRFPGQSVYHIKWIQWKEQSTPIVTQNENGPCPLLAIMNVLLLAWKVKLPSMMEIITAEQLMEYLGDYILDAKPKEISEVQRLNYEQNMSDAMAILHKLQTGLDVNVKFTGVRVFEYTPECIVFDLLDIPLYHGWLVDPQVPEVVKAVGNCSYNQLVEKIILCKQSDNSELVSEGLVAEQFLSGTATQLTYHGLSELTTALQEGELCVFFRNNHFSTMVKHKGELYLLVTDQGFLTEENIVWESLHNVDGDGNFCNSEFHLRPPSDPETVYQGQEDQINQDYLMALSLQQEQQNQDIDWEQIPEGISDLELAKKLQEEEDRRASQYYQEQEQAASAAPPQGAQQALPASSPSSSRPTTGGERKRKEPREKEKEKNSCVLL encoded by the exons ATGGCCATGGAGACTTCCCTACCGGTTCTACCTGCGGCCAGTCATATCCCCTGTGTAACGGAAAATCACTTGGAAAAGGAGAACGAGAACAGCGAGAGGCTTAATGATGACGGAGCCCAAGCACTGGTTAAAGAAAGCAAAGGAGATGCGGTTTTAGGGGTGCAGGAATCAAATCAGGGCTCGGAACTGGCAGCATCGGTTACTTTACCGCCTGCATGTAGCCAGGGGGAAAATGGCACGGAATCTTCCCCTCCTGCCCTCTCAGTCCCTCAGTCACTTACCCCCGAGGAAccaagcagcagcgggcagagcCTACCTGCAGCCTCCCAGAGCCTGGATTCACTGGCGTCCTTCTCCAACCTCCTGTCATGTCCCAGCTCCGAGTTAAACAGCGAGGGGCCAGATGAGAAAGGCAGTGCTACAGAGGAAGGGGAGGAAGGCCAAGATGGAGTGGCTCCAAGGGACAGGTTCCCTGGGCAGTCAGTGTATCATATTAAATGGATCCAATGGAAAGAGCAGAGCACGCCAATAGTAACTCAGAATGAGAATGGTCCATGTCCCTTGTTGGCTATTATGAATGTCCTGCTTCTGGCCTGGAAG GTAAAATTGCCATCAATGATGGAAATTATTACGGCTGAGCAGCTTATGGAATACCTAG GAGACTACATTTTAGATGCAAAACCAAAAGAAATATCTGAAGTGCAACGTTTGAACTATGAGCAG AATATGAGTGATGCAATGGCTATCCTACATAAATTACAAACAGGCCTTGATGTCAATGTGAAATTTACTGGAGTTAGAGTATTTGAGTACACTCCTGAGTGTATTGTGTTTGATCTCCTTGATATACCTTTGTACCATGGATGGCTGGTGGACCCTCAG GTTCCAGAAGTAGTGAAAGCAGTTGGTAACTGCAGCTACAACCAGCTGGTTGAAAAAATCATCCTCTGCAAGCAGTCAGACAACAGTGAATTAGTTAGTGAAG GCTTAGTTGCCGAACAGTTTCTAAGTGGCACTGCCACACAGCTGACATACCATGGGCTAAGTGAGCTGACTACAGCCTTGCAAGAAGGAGAATTGTGTGTGTTCTTCAGGAATAATCATTTTAGCACCATGGTTAAACACAAG GGTGAACTATACCTTCTTGTAACAGACCAAGGATTTCTTACTGAAGAAAACATTGTCTGGGAGAGTTTGCATAATGTGGATGGTGATGGAAACTTCTGCAACTCTGAATTCCACCTAAGGCCTCCATCTGATCCGGAAACTGTGTACCAAGGACAGGAAGACCAAATCAATCAG GATTATTTAATGGCGCTGTCACTACAGCAAGAACAGCAAAACCAAGATATCGACTGGGAGCAAATCCCAGAAGGCATCAGTGATCTAGAACTGGCTAAAAAACTTCAGGAAGAAGAAGACCGCAGAGCCTCACAGTATTATCAGGAGCAAGAGCAAGCGGCATCAGCTGCTCCACCCCAG GGAGCACAACAAGCACTGCCCGCTTCCAGTCCTTCAAGTAGCCGACCAACCACTGGTGGGGAAAGAAAGAGGAAAGAGCCCCgggaaaaggagaaagaaaagaatTCATGTGTCCTGTTGTAA